The following coding sequences are from one Haemophilus haemolyticus window:
- a CDS encoding cytochrome c-type biogenesis protein gives MKKIWLFLTALLFSSVAFSSIDALNFSSPQQESDYHQLTQSLRCPQCQNNNIADSNATIAVDMRGKVFELLQEGKSKNDVVDYMVARYGNFVTYDPPMTASTLVLWIAPLLLVLLGVVFLLRRKPKAQSAVKSQDVLTDEDNARLAELLNKDK, from the coding sequence ATGAAAAAAATATGGCTATTTTTGACCGCACTTTTGTTTAGCTCAGTGGCGTTTTCATCCATTGATGCGCTTAATTTTAGTTCTCCACAGCAAGAGAGTGATTACCATCAATTAACACAATCTTTGCGTTGCCCTCAATGTCAAAATAACAATATTGCGGATTCCAACGCAACTATTGCTGTGGATATGCGTGGCAAAGTATTTGAGCTTTTACAAGAAGGCAAATCGAAAAATGACGTAGTGGATTATATGGTGGCGCGCTATGGCAATTTTGTAACTTACGATCCGCCTATGACAGCGAGTACATTAGTGCTATGGATTGCGCCATTATTGCTTGTGTTGTTGGGCGTGGTATTTTTATTAAGACGTAAACCAAAAGCTCAAAGTGCGGTGAAATCCCAAGATGTTTTAACTGATGAAGATAATGCGCGTTTGGCAGAATTATTAAACAAGGATAAATAG
- a CDS encoding DsbE family thiol:disulfide interchange protein encodes MKKKLLVPLILFLSITIAFLVQLKRNAQGEDIKALESALVGKPVPAKNLTELFENKAYTNELFQQGKPVLLNVWATWCPTCYAEHQYLNKLAKDGVRIIGLDYKDESPKAMKWLKDLGDPYQVVLKDEKGSFGLDLGVYGAPETFIVDGKGVIHYRYAGDVNEKVWTQTLKPIYDKLSEQQ; translated from the coding sequence ATGAAAAAAAAATTACTCGTTCCTCTTATTCTCTTTTTATCGATAACAATTGCATTTTTAGTGCAATTAAAACGTAATGCGCAAGGTGAAGATATTAAAGCATTAGAGTCTGCTTTGGTTGGAAAGCCTGTGCCAGCAAAAAATTTAACGGAGCTTTTTGAAAATAAAGCTTACACGAATGAATTGTTTCAACAAGGTAAGCCAGTTTTGCTTAACGTGTGGGCGACTTGGTGCCCGACTTGTTATGCCGAACATCAATACTTAAATAAACTAGCCAAAGATGGTGTGCGAATTATCGGTTTAGATTATAAAGATGAATCACCTAAAGCAATGAAGTGGTTAAAAGATCTTGGTGATCCTTATCAAGTTGTTTTAAAAGATGAAAAAGGTTCTTTTGGTTTGGATTTAGGGGTATATGGTGCGCCAGAAACTTTCATTGTAGATGGAAAAGGCGTGATTCATTATCGTTATGCCGGTGATGTAAACGAGAAAGTTTGGACTCAGACTTTAAAACCAATTTATGACAAACTTTCGGAGCAACAATAA
- a CDS encoding heme lyase CcmF/NrfE family subunit: MIAELGNYALALSLAVSLMLAIFPLWGAEKGNAQLMALARPMTYGLFASLSIAFAALFYLFAVNDFSVQYVVNNSNTALPIYYRLSAVWGSHEGSLLLWIWLLAVWSSAVALLSKHLPQEAVARVLGIMGIISVGFVLFVLFTSNPFTRTFPDFPVDGKELNPMLQDVGLIFHPPLLYMGYVGFSVAFAFAIASLMTGKLDSAWARWSRPWTLAAWVFLTLGIVLGSWWAYYELGWGGWWFWDPVENSSFMPWLAGTALIHSLSVTEKRGSFKAWTVLLAILAFSLCLLGTFLVRSGILVSVHAFASDPTRGLYILAYLVVVIGGSLALYAYKGSQIRSRDNAERYSRESMLLLNNILLMTALCVVFLGTLLPLVHKQLGLGSISIGAPFFDQMFLIIMTPFALLLGIGPLVKWRRDQFSAIRTPVVISVFVMVIAGFALPYFLQDKITVSSVLGSMMTVIIALLALYELQQRATHREPFFVGVRKLSRSHWGMMLAHLGVAMTVWGIAFSQNFSVERDVRMKVGESAQIGRYDFKFAGVTDENGPNYIGGKAQIDISKDGQTEASLFAEKRFYTVSRMSMTEAAIAGGLTRDLYVALGEKLEDNSWALRLYYKPFIRWIWIGGLFMALGGLLCMFDRRYRFNALLKK; the protein is encoded by the coding sequence ATGATTGCTGAATTAGGAAATTATGCGCTGGCTTTAAGTTTAGCCGTATCGCTTATGTTGGCGATTTTCCCTTTGTGGGGGGCGGAAAAGGGCAATGCACAATTAATGGCATTAGCTCGCCCAATGACTTATGGTTTATTTGCAAGTTTAAGCATCGCTTTTGCTGCGTTATTTTATTTATTTGCTGTAAATGATTTTAGTGTTCAGTATGTCGTGAATAACTCTAATACGGCTTTACCGATTTATTATCGTTTGTCTGCCGTCTGGGGTTCTCATGAAGGTTCTTTATTACTGTGGATCTGGCTACTGGCTGTTTGGTCATCAGCTGTTGCTTTATTGAGTAAACATTTACCTCAAGAAGCAGTTGCTCGCGTGCTTGGTATTATGGGGATTATTAGCGTCGGTTTTGTGTTGTTCGTCTTGTTCACCTCAAATCCTTTTACGCGTACTTTCCCTGATTTCCCAGTGGACGGAAAAGAGCTCAATCCAATGTTGCAAGATGTAGGCTTGATTTTCCATCCGCCCTTACTTTATATGGGCTATGTTGGTTTTTCAGTGGCATTTGCGTTTGCGATTGCATCCTTAATGACGGGAAAATTAGATTCAGCTTGGGCGCGTTGGTCACGTCCTTGGACGCTTGCTGCTTGGGTGTTTTTAACTTTAGGTATCGTACTCGGTTCTTGGTGGGCTTATTATGAGCTTGGCTGGGGGGGCTGGTGGTTCTGGGATCCTGTGGAAAATTCATCATTTATGCCTTGGCTTGCTGGTACTGCATTGATTCACTCTCTTTCTGTCACAGAAAAACGTGGTTCTTTCAAAGCTTGGACGGTATTACTTGCAATTTTAGCCTTTTCACTTTGTTTACTCGGTACGTTCTTAGTTCGTTCTGGTATCTTAGTTTCAGTTCACGCATTTGCATCGGATCCAACTCGTGGTTTGTATATATTGGCTTACCTCGTTGTGGTGATTGGTGGGTCACTAGCGCTCTATGCGTATAAAGGAAGTCAAATTCGCTCTCGTGATAATGCAGAACGCTATTCACGCGAAAGTATGTTGTTATTAAATAATATCTTATTAATGACCGCACTTTGCGTTGTATTCTTAGGAACGTTGTTACCACTCGTTCACAAACAACTTGGCTTAGGTTCTATTTCTATTGGGGCGCCATTCTTTGATCAAATGTTCTTAATCATTATGACACCATTTGCATTATTGCTTGGTATTGGACCTTTGGTGAAATGGCGTAGAGATCAATTTTCTGCAATTCGTACGCCTGTTGTTATCAGTGTATTTGTTATGGTGATTGCAGGTTTTGCGTTACCTTACTTCTTGCAAGATAAAATTACAGTAAGTTCCGTGCTTGGTTCAATGATGACGGTGATTATCGCGTTACTTGCGCTTTATGAATTGCAACAACGTGCGACGCATCGTGAACCATTCTTTGTGGGCGTACGCAAACTATCTCGTTCTCATTGGGGAATGATGTTAGCTCACTTAGGCGTAGCTATGACTGTTTGGGGGATCGCATTTAGTCAAAACTTTAGCGTAGAACGTGATGTGAGAATGAAAGTTGGCGAGAGTGCACAAATTGGTCGTTACGATTTTAAATTTGCCGGTGTGACGGATGAAAATGGTCCAAACTATATTGGTGGAAAAGCGCAAATTGATATTTCAAAAGATGGGCAAACAGAGGCAAGTTTATTTGCAGAAAAACGTTTTTACACAGTAAGTCGGATGTCTATGACAGAAGCCGCTATTGCTGGTGGTTTAACTCGTGACCTTTATGTGGCTCTAGGCGAAAAACTTGAGGACAATTCTTGGGCGTTACGCTTATATTACAAGCCATTTATTCGCTGGATTTGGATTGGCGGCTTGTTTATGGCATTAGGTGGATTGTTGTGTATGTTCGATCGACGCTATCGATTTAATGCATTGTTGAAGAAATAG
- the ccmE gene encoding cytochrome c maturation protein CcmE, with amino-acid sequence MNPRRKSRFKLVIFVALGIAIASGLMLYALRQNIDLFYTPSEVIQGKDNNPNQKPEVGQRIRVGGMVVEGTVVRDPKSLKVRFDLNDIGPAITVEYEGILPDLFREGQGIVAQGVLTQPTVLTATEVLAKHDENYVPPELGEKMQKVHKPMGIGDADLKGESIRDRQEKEGAK; translated from the coding sequence ATGAATCCAAGACGTAAATCCAGATTTAAATTAGTCATTTTTGTTGCGCTCGGCATTGCTATTGCAAGTGGATTGATGCTGTATGCGTTACGTCAAAATATCGACTTGTTTTATACGCCATCTGAAGTGATCCAAGGTAAGGATAATAACCCGAATCAAAAACCTGAAGTGGGGCAACGTATTCGTGTTGGCGGTATGGTGGTTGAGGGCACAGTAGTGCGTGATCCAAAAAGCTTAAAAGTGCGGTTCGATTTAAATGATATTGGCCCTGCGATCACTGTTGAATATGAAGGCATTTTGCCGGATCTTTTCCGTGAAGGACAGGGGATTGTGGCTCAAGGGGTATTAACTCAGCCAACCGTTTTAACCGCGACAGAAGTATTGGCTAAACACGATGAAAATTATGTGCCACCAGAATTAGGTGAAAAAATGCAAAAAGTGCATAAACCAATGGGTATTGGTGATGCAGATTTAAAAGGCGAAAGCATACGTGATCGTCAAGAAAAAGAAGGCGCAAAATGA
- the ccmD gene encoding heme exporter protein CcmD has translation MFFQTWSDFFNMGGYGFYVWLSYAVSLVAVIALIVQSVKQRKTVLQNVLREQQREERLQQANKGNTL, from the coding sequence ATGTTTTTCCAAACTTGGAGTGATTTTTTTAATATGGGTGGCTACGGTTTTTACGTATGGTTATCCTATGCAGTAAGTTTAGTGGCAGTGATTGCCTTAATTGTTCAAAGTGTAAAACAACGCAAGACAGTGTTACAAAATGTATTGCGTGAGCAACAACGCGAAGAACGTTTACAACAAGCAAATAAAGGGAACACACTATGA
- a CDS encoding heme ABC transporter permease, giving the protein MWKWLHPYAKPETQYHICGKLSPLFAFLTLILLGVGIVWGLAFAPADYQQGNSFRIMYVHVPTAIWSMGVYGSMAIAAVVALVWQIKQAHLAMIAMAPIGALFTFLSLVTGAIWGKPMWGTWWVWDARLTAELILFFLYLGILALYSAFSDRNVGAKAAGILCITTVVILPIIHFSVEWWNTLHQGASITKLEKPSIAIPMLVPLILCIFGFLTLYIWLTLVRYRVELLKEDAKRPWVKALAQTLK; this is encoded by the coding sequence ATGTGGAAGTGGCTACATCCTTATGCAAAACCCGAAACTCAATATCATATCTGCGGTAAATTGAGTCCGCTATTTGCATTTTTAACGCTTATTTTACTCGGTGTCGGCATTGTATGGGGCTTAGCATTCGCTCCGGCAGATTATCAACAAGGTAATAGTTTCCGAATTATGTACGTGCATGTGCCGACAGCGATTTGGTCAATGGGCGTGTACGGTTCAATGGCGATTGCAGCTGTGGTTGCCCTTGTGTGGCAAATTAAGCAAGCTCACCTCGCCATGATTGCAATGGCGCCAATTGGTGCATTGTTTACTTTTTTATCGCTTGTTACGGGCGCAATTTGGGGTAAACCAATGTGGGGCACTTGGTGGGTGTGGGATGCTCGCTTAACTGCAGAATTAATTTTATTCTTTCTTTATCTTGGTATCTTAGCGCTTTATTCTGCTTTTTCAGATCGTAACGTAGGGGCAAAAGCAGCTGGGATTTTATGCATTACAACGGTCGTGATTTTACCGATTATTCATTTTTCTGTGGAATGGTGGAACACGTTACATCAAGGTGCGAGTATCACTAAACTAGAAAAACCATCGATTGCAATTCCAATGTTGGTTCCATTAATTTTGTGTATCTTCGGTTTTTTAACCTTGTATATTTGGCTTACTTTAGTTCGTTATCGCGTGGAATTATTGAAAGAAGATGCGAAACGTCCTTGGGTTAAAGCATTGGCTCAAACACTGAAATAA
- the ccmB gene encoding heme exporter protein CcmB, with amino-acid sequence MIFLEIIKRELQIAMRKNAEILNPLWFFLLVITLFPLVIGPDPKLLSRIAPGIAWVAALLSALLSFERLFRDDFIDGSLEQLMLTAQPLPMTALAKVVAHWLLTGLPLILLSPIAALLLSLEVNIWWALVLTLLLGTPVLSCIGAIGVALTVGLRKGGVLLSLLVVPLFIPVLIFASSVLEAAGLNVPYGGQLAILGAMMVGAVTLSPFAIAAALRISLDN; translated from the coding sequence ATGATTTTTTTAGAAATAATTAAACGCGAACTTCAAATTGCGATGCGCAAAAATGCGGAAATTTTAAATCCGCTATGGTTCTTTTTGCTTGTGATTACTTTGTTTCCGCTTGTTATTGGGCCAGATCCAAAATTACTTTCCCGTATCGCACCGGGTATTGCATGGGTAGCTGCATTACTTTCAGCATTGCTTTCTTTTGAACGTTTGTTTCGTGATGATTTTATTGATGGTTCTCTTGAACAATTAATGTTAACCGCACAGCCTTTGCCGATGACGGCTTTGGCTAAAGTCGTTGCACATTGGCTGCTCACTGGCTTGCCGCTTATTTTGCTATCACCTATTGCTGCTTTGTTGCTTTCTCTTGAGGTCAATATTTGGTGGGCATTGGTTTTGACATTGTTACTGGGCACTCCTGTATTGAGTTGTATCGGTGCAATTGGCGTGGCTTTAACGGTGGGATTACGAAAAGGTGGCGTGTTGTTGAGTTTGCTTGTTGTTCCATTATTTATTCCCGTTTTAATTTTTGCGTCATCAGTATTAGAGGCGGCAGGATTGAATGTGCCTTATGGGGGGCAACTAGCGATTTTAGGTGCTATGATGGTTGGCGCTGTAACGCTTTCGCCTTTTGCCATCGCAGCGGCACTGCGAATTAGTTTAGATAATTAA
- the ccmA gene encoding cytochrome c biogenesis heme-transporting ATPase CcmA, protein MFEPHKLSLQNLSCQRGERVLFRALTCDFNSGDFVQIEGHNGIGKTSLLRILAGLAQPLEGEVRWDAEAISKQREQYHQNLLYLGHLSGVKPELTAWENLQFYQRISQAEQNTEILWDLLEKVGLLGREDLPAAQLSAGQQKRIALGRLWLSQAPLWILDEPFTAIDKKGVEILTALFDEHAQRGGIVLLTSHQEVPSSHLQKLNLAAYKAE, encoded by the coding sequence ATGTTTGAACCACACAAGTTATCTCTGCAAAATTTATCCTGCCAACGTGGTGAGAGAGTACTTTTTCGTGCTTTGACTTGCGATTTTAATAGCGGTGATTTTGTGCAAATTGAAGGGCATAACGGCATTGGTAAAACCAGTTTATTGCGTATTCTTGCGGGGTTAGCCCAACCTTTAGAAGGCGAAGTGCGGTGGGATGCTGAAGCAATTTCTAAACAACGTGAGCAGTATCATCAGAATTTGCTTTATTTGGGTCATCTTTCGGGCGTAAAACCAGAGTTAACCGCATGGGAAAATTTGCAGTTTTATCAACGAATTAGTCAAGCGGAACAAAATACTGAGATTTTGTGGGATTTGCTTGAGAAAGTGGGATTGTTAGGTCGTGAAGATTTGCCCGCCGCACAACTTTCTGCAGGGCAACAAAAGCGTATCGCGTTAGGTCGCTTATGGCTGTCTCAAGCGCCCTTATGGATTTTAGATGAGCCCTTTACTGCGATTGATAAAAAAGGTGTGGAAATTCTAACCGCACTTTTTGATGAGCATGCTCAACGAGGTGGTATTGTGTTGTTAACCAGCCACCAAGAAGTGCCAAGTTCTCATCTGCAAAAATTGAATTTAGCGGCTTATAAAGCGGAATAA
- the sodA gene encoding superoxide dismutase [Mn] → MAYTLPELGYAYDALEPHFDAQTMEIHHSKHHQAYVNNANAALEGLPAELVEMCPGQLVSNLDKIPAEKRGVLRNNAGGHTNHSLFWKGLKKGTTLQGALKDAIERDFGSVDAFKAEFEKAAATRFGSGWAWLVLTAEGKLAVVSTANQDNPLMGKEVAGCEGFPLLGLDVWEHAYYLKFQNRRPDYIKEFWNVVNWDFVAERFEQKTAHCNCAK, encoded by the coding sequence ATGGCTTACACTCTACCTGAATTAGGCTACGCCTACGATGCATTAGAACCACATTTCGATGCGCAAACAATGGAAATCCACCACAGCAAACACCACCAAGCGTACGTAAACAATGCAAACGCGGCATTAGAAGGTTTACCGGCTGAATTAGTGGAAATGTGCCCGGGTCAATTAGTTTCTAACCTTGACAAAATCCCTGCAGAAAAACGCGGCGTATTACGCAATAACGCAGGCGGTCATACCAACCACAGCTTATTCTGGAAAGGCTTGAAAAAAGGCACCACCTTACAGGGCGCATTAAAAGATGCTATCGAACGTGATTTCGGTTCTGTAGATGCATTTAAAGCTGAATTTGAAAAAGCAGCAGCAACTCGTTTCGGTTCAGGTTGGGCATGGTTAGTATTAACTGCTGAAGGTAAATTAGCCGTGGTATCAACAGCAAACCAAGATAACCCATTAATGGGTAAAGAAGTGGCAGGTTGTGAAGGTTTCCCACTTTTAGGTTTAGACGTTTGGGAACACGCTTACTACTTAAAATTCCAAAACCGTCGTCCAGACTACATTAAAGAATTCTGGAACGTAGTAAACTGGGATTTCGTTGCAGAACGTTTTGAACAAAAAACAGCACACTGCAATTGTGCAAAATAA
- the cysK gene encoding cysteine synthase A — protein sequence MTIYADNSYSIGNTPLVRLKHFGHNGNVVVKIEGRNPSYSVKCRIGANMVWQAEKDGTLTKGKEIVDATSGNTGIALAYVAAARGYKITLTMPETMSQERKRLLRGLGVNLVLTEGAKGMKGAIAKAEEIVASDPNHYVMLKQFENPANPQIHRETTGPEIWKDTDGKVDVVVAGVGTGGTITGISRAIKLDFGKQITSVAVEPVESPVITQTLAGEEAKPGPHKIQGIGAGFIPRNLDLSIIDRVETVDSDTALATARRLMAEEGILAGISSGAAVAAADRLAKLPEFADKLIVVILPSASERYLSTALFEGIEG from the coding sequence ATGACAATTTATGCAGACAATTCTTATTCTATCGGAAATACGCCACTTGTACGTTTAAAACACTTTGGTCACAACGGCAATGTGGTAGTTAAAATTGAAGGGCGAAATCCAAGCTACAGCGTAAAATGCCGAATTGGGGCGAATATGGTGTGGCAAGCAGAAAAAGATGGCACGCTCACGAAAGGAAAAGAAATTGTAGATGCAACGAGCGGTAACACAGGTATCGCTTTGGCTTATGTTGCAGCGGCTAGAGGTTATAAAATCACGCTCACCATGCCAGAAACAATGAGCCAAGAAAGAAAACGCTTATTGCGTGGATTAGGTGTAAATTTAGTGCTTACCGAAGGTGCAAAAGGAATGAAAGGCGCGATTGCGAAAGCGGAAGAAATTGTTGCGTCTGATCCAAACCACTATGTCATGCTTAAACAGTTTGAAAATCCAGCCAACCCACAAATTCATCGAGAAACAACAGGCCCTGAAATTTGGAAAGATACGGATGGTAAAGTCGATGTTGTGGTTGCTGGCGTAGGAACAGGCGGCACGATTACGGGTATTTCTCGCGCGATTAAATTAGATTTTGGTAAACAAATCACTTCTGTTGCGGTTGAGCCAGTGGAATCTCCAGTCATTACTCAAACTTTAGCGGGCGAAGAAGCAAAACCAGGCCCACACAAAATTCAAGGCATCGGTGCAGGTTTTATTCCAAGAAATTTAGATTTATCTATTATTGATCGCGTAGAAACTGTTGATAGCGATACCGCACTTGCTACAGCTCGTCGCTTAATGGCGGAAGAAGGCATTCTTGCAGGTATTTCATCTGGTGCAGCTGTCGCGGCTGCAGATCGTTTAGCTAAATTACCAGAATTTGCTGATAAACTCATTGTCGTTATTTTGCCTTCAGCTTCTGAACGCTATTTAAGCACAGCACTGTTTGAAGGGATTGAAGGATAA